From Marinitoga sp. 38H-ov, a single genomic window includes:
- the gcvH gene encoding glycine cleavage system protein GcvH: MKKFTKTHEWVLLEDNIAYVGISENAAEELGDVTFIELPEVGKEIKKGDVLCTLESVKSASDVYAPVSGKIVEVNTLLDNNPEIINDSPEKDGWIAKIEILNKEEVDKLLSAEEYKNSL; encoded by the coding sequence ATGAAAAAATTTACTAAAACTCATGAATGGGTATTATTAGAAGATAATATTGCTTATGTTGGTATTTCTGAAAATGCTGCAGAAGAATTAGGAGATGTTACATTTATTGAATTACCAGAGGTTGGAAAAGAAATTAAAAAAGGCGATGTGTTATGTACTTTAGAATCTGTAAAATCCGCAAGCGATGTATATGCACCTGTCAGTGGAAAAATTGTAGAAGTTAACACATTATTAGATAACAATCCAGAAATAATAAATGATTCTCCTGAAAAAGATGGGTGGATTGCTAAAATAGAAATATTAAATAAAGAAGAAGTTGATAAATTATTATCGGCAGAAGAATATAAAAATTCATTATAA
- a CDS encoding 2-hydroxyacid dehydrogenase: MKIAFFSAKKYDIDFFDFANKKYEFEIKYFETRLNEKTTILAKNFDVVCAFVNDNLNSEVLKNLKENGTKLIALRSAGFNHVDLDSAKKLGLRVVHVPKYSPYAVAEHTVALILSLNRKIHKAYFRVKENNFSLDGLLGFDLYGKTVGLIGTGKIGRIVANILKGFGMNILGYDKYPNNEFSGKYVNLDTLLKKSDIISLHTPLNKETYHIINKENIRKMKNGVMIINTSRGGLIDTKAVIEGLKSKKIGYLGLDVYEEEENIFFEDLSSEIIDDDTFVRLTSFPNVLITGHQGFFTCEALTNIAETTLENIYNYKNNTLNKNIVV, translated from the coding sequence ATGAAAATAGCTTTTTTTAGTGCTAAAAAATATGATATCGATTTTTTTGATTTTGCAAATAAAAAATATGAATTTGAAATTAAATATTTTGAAACAAGGTTAAATGAAAAAACTACTATTTTAGCTAAAAATTTTGACGTAGTTTGTGCCTTTGTAAATGATAATTTAAACAGTGAAGTTTTAAAAAATTTAAAAGAAAACGGAACAAAATTGATTGCATTAAGATCTGCAGGTTTTAATCACGTTGATTTAGACTCAGCAAAAAAACTAGGTTTGAGAGTGGTACATGTACCAAAGTATTCACCATACGCTGTTGCCGAACATACTGTTGCTTTAATATTATCTTTAAATAGAAAAATTCATAAAGCTTATTTCAGAGTAAAAGAAAATAATTTTTCTCTTGATGGACTTTTAGGGTTTGATTTATATGGAAAAACTGTAGGATTAATCGGAACAGGAAAAATTGGAAGAATAGTCGCAAATATTTTAAAAGGTTTTGGAATGAACATTTTAGGATATGATAAATATCCTAATAATGAATTTTCAGGAAAATACGTAAATTTAGATACATTGTTAAAAAAATCTGATATAATATCATTACATACGCCTTTAAATAAAGAAACATATCATATAATAAATAAAGAAAATATACGTAAAATGAAAAATGGAGTTATGATTATTAATACTAGCAGAGGTGGTTTAATAGATACAAAAGCTGTAATTGAAGGATTAAAATCTAAAAAAATCGGTTACTTGGGTTTAGATGTATATGAAGAAGAAGAAAATATTTTTTTTGAAGATTTATCAAGTGAAATAATTGACGATGATACATTTGTCAGATTGACATCTTTTCCGAATGTTTTAATTACAGGTCATCAAGGATTCTTTACTTGCGAAGCTTTAACAAATATAGCTGAAACTACCTTAGAAAATATTTATAATTATAAAAATAACACTTTAAACAAAAATATTGTTGTATAA
- a CDS encoding dipeptidase has product MNKIIIDGHFDLLVDVYEKRRKGRKNVILEDHYFKFKEGGFNIIVSSLFIEEKYIPEMALKNALDQISSLYNEIEESKGKIMLCKNMKDIEYAIENNKLGIMLSFEGLEPIGNDIYLLKTFYELGVRFAGLVWSRRNYIADGCYFSEKEEGIKGGLTAFGVEVIKEIEKLHMIIDVSHLNDEGFWDVIKFSNTPILASHSNVRNIFYSMRNLTDEQIKAIAKTGGVIGINASGTFVSNNPKENNADGLVKHIDYISNLVGVEYVGIGFDFCDMFRDFHKDSLNGHHELNIFIETLEKHGYNEKEINMILGENFLRVYNKVLK; this is encoded by the coding sequence ATGAATAAAATAATTATTGATGGGCATTTTGACTTATTAGTAGATGTATATGAAAAAAGAAGAAAAGGTAGAAAAAACGTTATATTGGAAGATCATTATTTTAAATTCAAAGAGGGTGGTTTTAATATTATAGTTTCTTCACTTTTTATAGAAGAAAAATATATTCCAGAAATGGCTTTAAAAAATGCATTAGATCAAATTAGTTCATTATATAATGAAATAGAAGAATCAAAAGGAAAAATAATGCTATGTAAAAATATGAAAGATATAGAGTATGCAATTGAAAATAACAAATTAGGAATAATGTTATCTTTTGAAGGGTTAGAACCAATAGGTAATGATATATATCTATTGAAAACATTTTATGAATTAGGAGTTAGATTTGCAGGTTTAGTATGGAGTAGAAGAAATTATATTGCTGATGGATGTTATTTTTCAGAAAAAGAAGAAGGAATTAAAGGAGGATTGACTGCATTTGGTGTTGAGGTTATAAAAGAAATTGAAAAATTGCATATGATTATTGATGTGAGTCATTTAAATGATGAAGGTTTTTGGGATGTAATCAAATTTTCAAATACTCCAATATTAGCATCTCATTCAAATGTAAGAAATATATTTTATTCAATGAGAAATTTAACAGATGAACAAATAAAGGCTATTGCTAAAACAGGTGGAGTAATAGGAATAAATGCCAGTGGAACTTTTGTAAGTAATAATCCTAAAGAAAATAATGCAGATGGATTAGTAAAGCATATAGACTATATATCTAATTTAGTAGGAGTGGAATATGTTGGTATAGGATTTGATTTTTGTGATATGTTTAGAGATTTTCATAAAGATTCACTAAATGGGCATCATGAATTAAATATTTTTATAGAGACGCTAGAAAAACATGGTTATAATGAAAAAGAAATAAACATGATTTTAGGAGAAAATTTCTTAAGAGTATATAACAAGGTATTAAAATAA
- a CDS encoding sulfurtransferase TusA family protein, with amino-acid sequence MKKILTLENLFKTLSNQTRMEILIAIFDNYLTASEIAEKLNYDISTIYRHLLHMKKFGILKSERKNGIEYFDFSSTKIFHLIENAIEFISEVNGNKVIDCTHMGRCLLDQNSLNIDPDMILDMRGEICPVPDIQTRKVLKSMKKDQILLVIVDCPLSAERIPISITKEGHILLGKINEIPGETKLYIKRAKKIRRI; translated from the coding sequence ATGAAAAAAATTTTAACCTTAGAAAATTTATTCAAGACATTATCAAATCAAACAAGAATGGAAATTTTAATTGCTATTTTTGATAATTATTTGACAGCTTCTGAAATTGCTGAAAAATTAAATTATGATATATCTACAATATATAGACATTTACTTCATATGAAAAAGTTTGGTATTTTAAAATCAGAAAGAAAAAATGGAATAGAATATTTTGATTTTTCTTCAACGAAAATATTTCATTTAATAGAAAATGCTATAGAATTTATCTCAGAAGTAAATGGAAATAAGGTTATAGATTGTACTCATATGGGAAGATGTTTGTTAGACCAAAATTCTTTAAATATTGATCCAGATATGATCCTAGATATGCGTGGAGAAATATGTCCTGTTCCAGATATACAAACAAGAAAAGTATTAAAAAGTATGAAAAAAGATCAAATACTTTTAGTAATAGTAGATTGTCCATTATCTGCCGAAAGAATTCCAATCTCCATTACAAAAGAAGGACATATACTATTAGGAAAAATAAACGAAATTCCTGGAGAAACAAAATTATATATAAAAAGAGCAAAAAAAATCAGGAGAATTTAA
- the lpdA gene encoding dihydrolipoyl dehydrogenase, whose amino-acid sequence MYDVIVIGGGPGGYVAAIRLSQLGKKVALIEKNHLGGTCTNVGCIPTKALLTASHLYTDIISKSKKFGIKVENISYELSDMMKHMNKSVTMSRKGIEYLMKKNNIDVYNGTGIIEDNTHVKIKETSEILEGEYLILAHGSVPSIFPPFNEIEGIWTSDDVFKMSELPDSIVIIGGGVIGVEFATFFASLGKEVHVVELADHILPFEDEDIALEIKKSLVKKGVKVYEKTKVKDVNESYVVIAESENGEIELSANRVLLAVGRRPNIPEDVKNLGVKIERGIVTDNTMKTNIDNIYAIGDIRAKIMLAHVAMFEGIVAAHNIAGEKLEMDYNAVPSIIFSNPEVASTGLKEKDLDPDKIIVGKFPVSANGRARTMEEREGFAKVIADKETKKVLGFAVVSPSATDMIMEGVLAVKHGLTVEEISNSIHPHPTLTETILGAFEDAEGLALHI is encoded by the coding sequence AATTGTAATTGGTGGAGGACCAGGTGGATATGTTGCTGCAATTAGATTATCGCAATTGGGTAAAAAAGTTGCTTTAATAGAAAAAAATCATCTTGGAGGTACTTGCACTAATGTAGGTTGTATTCCTACAAAAGCTCTTTTAACAGCTTCTCATTTATATACTGATATTATTTCTAAATCAAAAAAATTTGGTATTAAAGTAGAAAATATTTCATATGAGCTTTCTGATATGATGAAACATATGAACAAATCTGTTACAATGTCTAGAAAAGGAATCGAATATTTAATGAAAAAAAATAATATAGATGTATATAATGGAACAGGTATTATTGAAGATAATACTCATGTGAAGATTAAAGAAACAAGTGAAATTTTGGAAGGAGAATATTTAATTCTTGCTCATGGTTCTGTTCCTTCTATATTTCCGCCTTTTAATGAAATAGAAGGTATATGGACAAGTGATGATGTATTTAAAATGTCAGAATTGCCAGATAGTATAGTTATTATAGGCGGTGGAGTTATTGGTGTTGAATTTGCAACATTTTTTGCTTCTTTAGGTAAAGAAGTTCATGTTGTAGAATTAGCTGATCATATTCTTCCTTTTGAAGATGAGGATATAGCATTAGAAATAAAAAAATCACTAGTAAAAAAAGGTGTTAAAGTGTATGAAAAAACAAAAGTAAAAGATGTAAATGAAAGTTATGTAGTTATAGCAGAATCAGAAAATGGGGAAATTGAATTATCTGCTAATAGGGTATTGTTGGCCGTTGGAAGAAGACCAAATATTCCAGAAGATGTTAAAAATTTAGGTGTAAAAATTGAAAGAGGAATAGTTACTGATAATACAATGAAAACAAATATAGATAATATATATGCAATAGGAGATATTAGAGCAAAGATTATGTTAGCGCATGTTGCGATGTTTGAAGGTATTGTTGCAGCACATAATATTGCTGGAGAAAAATTGGAAATGGATTATAATGCTGTTCCTTCAATTATATTCTCAAATCCAGAAGTTGCTTCAACTGGTTTAAAAGAAAAAGATTTAGATCCAGATAAGATAATTGTAGGCAAATTCCCTGTTTCAGCAAATGGAAGAGCAAGAACAATGGAAGAAAGAGAAGGTTTTGCAAAAGTCATAGCTGATAAAGAAACAAAGAAAGTATTAGGTTTTGCTGTTGTTTCGCCTTCTGCTACCGATATGATTATGGAAGGTGTTTTAGCTGTTAAACATGGATTAACTGTTGAAGAAATTTCTAACTCCATACATCCACATCCTACTTTAACAGAAACAATCCTTGGTGCATTTGAAGATGCTGAAGGATTAGCGCTGCATATATAA
- a CDS encoding winged helix-turn-helix domain-containing protein, translating into MEAYKVFKALGCKWRVEIVKKIAKNKNICLCELQKEFPLDVSTLSRHISMLKKVGIIVEERQGTSKILSISSRKVMELIKQAEKF; encoded by the coding sequence ATGGAAGCTTATAAAGTTTTTAAAGCATTAGGATGCAAATGGAGAGTTGAAATAGTTAAAAAAATAGCTAAAAATAAAAATATTTGCCTTTGTGAATTACAAAAGGAATTTCCACTTGATGTAAGTACTCTCTCGAGGCATATCAGTATGCTAAAAAAAGTTGGAATTATAGTAGAAGAGAGACAAGGAACTTCAAAGATACTTTCTATTTCTTCAAGAAAAGTAATGGAATTAATAAAACAAGCAGAAAAATTTTAG
- a CDS encoding nitroreductase family protein codes for MELYLGKYNLILFEKIDIPKKYKININHQKNEFFYKNLNKEFEIELEIHYSEKNDNNCIAMFIDPLGNVRKKFYSKNTLERDIKEFINNLFDIDENIYLRKSYRAISNKKIDSNLLDLLIYSAKLAPSCANKQPWNFVVVTEEDKLNLLKESLPGGNYWAKNSPAIIAVYAKKDDDCDLSDNREYFLFDTGMAVGNLLTQATKFGLIAHPIAGFDPLIAKKVLNIPNNYTLITLIVLGYYGNSSNLSEKHKETENSIRIRK; via the coding sequence ATGGAACTTTATTTGGGGAAGTATAACTTAATTTTATTTGAGAAAATAGATATTCCTAAAAAATATAAGATAAATATAAACCACCAAAAAAATGAATTTTTTTATAAGAATTTGAATAAAGAATTTGAAATTGAACTAGAAATACATTATTCAGAAAAAAATGACAATAATTGCATTGCCATGTTTATAGATCCATTAGGAAATGTTAGAAAAAAATTTTACTCAAAAAATACATTAGAAAGGGATATAAAAGAGTTTATAAATAATCTATTTGATATTGATGAAAATATTTATTTAAGAAAATCATATAGAGCTATTTCCAATAAAAAAATAGACAGTAATTTATTAGATTTACTAATTTATTCTGCAAAACTTGCTCCATCTTGTGCAAATAAACAACCATGGAATTTTGTTGTTGTTACTGAAGAAGATAAACTAAATTTATTAAAAGAATCTTTACCAGGCGGAAATTATTGGGCTAAAAATTCACCTGCAATTATTGCAGTTTATGCTAAAAAAGATGATGATTGTGATTTATCAGATAATAGAGAATATTTTTTATTTGATACAGGAATGGCCGTGGGAAATCTTTTAACTCAAGCCACTAAATTTGGATTAATTGCTCATCCTATTGCCGGATTTGATCCATTAATTGCAAAAAAAGTGTTAAATATTCCCAATAATTATACTTTAATAACATTAATTGTTTTAGGTTATTATGGAAATAGTTCGAATTTAAGTGAAAAACATAAAGAAACAGAAAACTCTATAAGAATTAGAAAATAA
- a CDS encoding OsmC family protein — MAFANFKINSVSENPTKTVIKARNFKMIIDEPENLGGTNDGATPVEYLLAALAGCLNVVGHLVAKEMGFELKKMEINIDGDLNPAKFMGKPSKDRTGFVQINVSINTETDADEETLKQWLNKIEERCPVSDNLQHPTFIKFNISKL, encoded by the coding sequence ATGGCATTTGCTAATTTTAAAATTAATTCAGTAAGCGAGAATCCAACAAAAACAGTTATTAAAGCTCGTAATTTCAAGATGATAATAGACGAACCAGAAAATCTTGGAGGTACAAATGATGGTGCAACTCCTGTTGAATATTTATTAGCTGCGTTAGCAGGTTGTTTAAATGTTGTAGGCCATTTAGTTGCAAAAGAAATGGGTTTTGAACTCAAAAAAATGGAAATAAATATTGATGGAGATTTAAACCCCGCAAAATTTATGGGAAAACCTTCTAAAGATAGAACAGGATTTGTACAAATTAATGTATCAATAAATACAGAAACTGATGCTGATGAAGAAACATTAAAGCAATGGTTAAATAAAATAGAAGAGAGATGTCCTGTATCTGATAATCTACAACATCCTACATTTATTAAATTTAATATATCAAAATTATAA